One genomic region from Cellulomonas hominis encodes:
- a CDS encoding glycerate kinase produces the protein MRVVVALDSFKGCLSSAEAGAAARAGVLAAVPDAEVRVVPVADGGEGTGDALLHAVPGRRVLAPTVDALGRPVTAAYALLDDGTAVVEAASCLGLAQAGPVDATLPPRAGSAGLGLLVRHAVDAGARRVAVALGGTSCTDGGAGLLIALGARVRDADGAPAGAAGANPLWSFGALDPSSLPDLGGVGLLVLTDVDNPLHGPDGAAHVFAPQKGATPEQVRWLDDRLAAWGAALAAAGRPVADLPGAGAAGGLGAALLALGARREAGFAFVARAAGLAEAVAGADLVLTGEGRVDGQTAHGKTPAGVAALARAAGAVVVALAGSVVRDGVDAGPFDAVLAVHSGPRPLAEALDPAVAAAEVAATAGEVARLVGALAGRRPRP, from the coding sequence GTGAGGGTCGTCGTCGCGCTCGACTCGTTCAAGGGCTGCCTGAGCAGCGCCGAGGCGGGCGCCGCCGCGCGCGCCGGGGTGCTCGCCGCGGTGCCGGACGCCGAGGTGCGGGTCGTCCCGGTCGCCGACGGCGGCGAGGGCACCGGGGACGCGCTGCTGCACGCCGTTCCCGGGCGGCGGGTCCTCGCGCCGACGGTCGATGCGCTGGGCCGGCCGGTGACGGCGGCGTACGCGCTCCTCGACGACGGCACCGCGGTGGTCGAGGCGGCGTCCTGCCTGGGGCTGGCGCAGGCCGGTCCGGTGGACGCGACGCTGCCGCCGCGCGCCGGGTCGGCCGGGCTGGGGCTGCTGGTGCGGCACGCCGTCGACGCCGGCGCCCGGCGGGTGGCGGTCGCGCTCGGCGGGACGTCCTGCACCGACGGCGGGGCGGGGCTGCTGATCGCGCTGGGCGCGCGGGTGCGGGATGCCGACGGGGCGCCGGCCGGGGCCGCCGGGGCCAACCCGCTGTGGTCGTTCGGCGCGCTCGACCCGTCCTCGCTGCCGGACCTCGGCGGCGTCGGGCTGCTGGTGCTCACCGACGTCGACAACCCGCTGCACGGGCCGGACGGCGCGGCGCACGTGTTCGCCCCGCAGAAGGGGGCCACCCCCGAGCAGGTCCGGTGGCTCGACGACCGGCTCGCCGCGTGGGGCGCCGCGCTGGCCGCCGCGGGCCGGCCCGTCGCGGACCTGCCGGGGGCCGGGGCCGCGGGCGGGCTCGGGGCCGCGCTGCTCGCGCTCGGCGCGCGCCGGGAGGCCGGGTTCGCCTTCGTGGCCCGGGCGGCCGGGCTGGCGGAGGCGGTCGCGGGGGCGGACCTGGTGCTCACGGGGGAGGGCCGGGTCGACGGGCAGACCGCGCACGGCAAGACGCCGGCAGGGGTCGCGGCGCTCGCCCGGGCGGCCGGGGCGGTGGTCGTGGCGCTCGCGGGGTCGGTCGTCCGGGACGGCGTCGACGCCGGGCCGTTCGACGCCGTGCTCGCGGTGCACTCCGGGCCGCGCCCGCTCGCCGAGGCGCTGGACCCGGCGGTCGCCGCCGCGGAGGTCGCCGCCACCGCGGGCGAGGTCGCGCGCCTGGTCGGAGCACTCGCGGGCCGGCGCCCCCGGCCGTAG